The following are encoded in a window of Flavobacterium psychrotrophum genomic DNA:
- a CDS encoding glycerophosphodiester phosphodiesterase, whose translation MKKHILSLSLALLFTLTAVAQFNKNIVVAHRGAWKTNGLPENSIASLNKAIEEGCHGAEFDVHLTKDDILVVNHDHDFYGLDIEKSTYAELLTKKHPNGESIPTLEAYLAAGMKQKKTKLILEIKTSRISPERALEVTSAAVAMVQKLKATKWVEYICFSYEVGKRIHELDKKAKIQYLEGNKPPAELKAAGYTGLDYHFSVYKEHPNWIAEAHKLGLTVNAWTVNDRAEMENLISQKVEYITTNEPELLFEVVKK comes from the coding sequence ATGAAAAAACATATCCTTTCCTTAAGTCTTGCCTTACTGTTTACCCTTACCGCTGTAGCACAGTTTAATAAAAATATTGTGGTAGCCCACCGTGGTGCCTGGAAAACCAACGGCCTGCCCGAAAACTCTATTGCATCGTTAAACAAAGCTATTGAAGAAGGCTGCCACGGTGCTGAGTTCGACGTGCACCTTACCAAAGATGATATTCTGGTAGTAAACCATGACCATGACTTTTACGGACTCGATATTGAAAAAAGTACTTATGCTGAACTGCTGACTAAAAAGCACCCTAACGGCGAGAGCATCCCCACGCTGGAGGCTTACCTTGCAGCAGGCATGAAACAGAAAAAGACCAAGCTGATACTGGAAATCAAGACCAGCCGGATAAGCCCTGAACGTGCCCTTGAAGTTACTAGCGCCGCCGTAGCAATGGTACAAAAGCTAAAGGCAACCAAATGGGTAGAGTACATTTGCTTTAGTTATGAAGTAGGCAAGCGCATACATGAGCTGGACAAAAAAGCCAAAATACAATATCTGGAAGGCAACAAACCCCCCGCCGAACTTAAAGCTGCCGGCTATACCGGATTAGATTACCACTTTAGTGTTTACAAAGAGCACCCTAACTGGATTGCCGAAGCACATAAACTTGGCCTTACCGTAAATGCCTGGACTGTGAACGACCGTGCCGAAATGGAAAACCTTATCAGCCAAAAAGTAGAGTACATTACTACCAATGAGCCGGAGTTGTTGTTTGAGGTGGTGAAAAAATAA
- a CDS encoding RtcB family protein, with amino-acid sequence MKTITGTELIALGYKPGKWFAEALAHINENNLSEDEMSIYLEQFRLPEPLPLHAEPTEFIINIRAEHESEVDNVEKVINTMNTLMKTPTLVAGAIMPDACPTGPEGHIPVGGVVVAKNAIHPGFHSADICCSVMLTDFGKANPKTVLDTAQAITHFGYGGRPRGEQMPMSDELMDAFRKNFFLNDEKLISTARSHMGTQGDGNHFLFIGISKNTGNTMLVTHHGSRAPGAVLYDKGMKVANRFRIELSPDTLKENAWIPFETEEGQKYWEALQLIRAWTKENHESIHNAVLQKLNIEKQDRYWNEHNFVFRDGDLFYHAKGATPLDDKFLPDITGPRLIPLNMAEPVLIVQGTTNGRNLGFAPHGAGRNYSRTFHKKSLAHKTVDEIFAEETQGLDIRFFSNEIDISELPSAYKSAKNVRTQIEEYGLCEVLDEVMPYGCIMAGDVQKSAPWRNKKKYRVRK; translated from the coding sequence ATGAAAACAATTACCGGAACTGAATTAATTGCTTTAGGTTACAAACCCGGAAAATGGTTTGCCGAAGCATTAGCACACATTAATGAAAACAATTTAAGCGAAGACGAAATGAGCATATACCTGGAACAATTCAGGCTGCCCGAACCGTTGCCGCTTCACGCTGAGCCAACAGAATTTATAATAAACATAAGAGCCGAACATGAAAGTGAAGTGGACAACGTAGAGAAGGTAATCAATACAATGAATACCCTTATGAAAACACCAACTTTAGTTGCCGGTGCCATAATGCCCGATGCGTGCCCTACCGGTCCGGAAGGCCATATTCCTGTGGGTGGTGTTGTAGTGGCAAAAAACGCAATACATCCGGGGTTTCACAGCGCAGATATTTGCTGCTCTGTAATGCTGACCGATTTTGGTAAAGCCAATCCTAAAACCGTTTTAGATACAGCGCAGGCCATCACTCATTTTGGTTACGGTGGCAGGCCAAGGGGGGAGCAGATGCCAATGTCTGACGAATTAATGGACGCGTTTAGGAAGAACTTCTTCCTGAACGATGAAAAACTAATAAGCACCGCCCGTTCCCACATGGGTACTCAGGGAGATGGTAACCACTTCCTGTTTATAGGGATTTCTAAGAATACCGGCAACACCATGTTAGTTACCCATCACGGGTCAAGAGCTCCTGGTGCCGTGTTATATGATAAGGGAATGAAGGTTGCAAACCGTTTCAGGATAGAGCTATCTCCCGATACCCTTAAAGAAAATGCCTGGATTCCGTTTGAAACCGAAGAAGGCCAGAAATACTGGGAGGCATTACAGTTAATAAGGGCATGGACAAAGGAAAACCATGAGTCTATTCATAACGCTGTTTTACAAAAATTAAATATCGAAAAACAGGACAGGTACTGGAACGAACATAACTTTGTATTTAGGGATGGTGATTTATTTTACCACGCAAAAGGGGCAACTCCGCTAGACGATAAATTTTTGCCGGATATTACAGGACCGAGGTTAATTCCCCTGAATATGGCAGAGCCTGTATTGATTGTTCAGGGAACAACAAACGGCAGAAATTTAGGTTTTGCCCCTCACGGAGCAGGGAGGAACTACAGCAGGACGTTCCATAAAAAATCTCTTGCCCATAAAACGGTTGACGAGATTTTTGCCGAAGAAACCCAGGGATTAGACATAAGGTTTTTTAGCAACGAAATTGATATTTCTGAACTGCCAAGTGCCTACAAAAGTGCTAAAAATGTAAGGACACAAATTGAAGAATACGGGCTTTGCGAAGTGCTGGACGAAGTGATGCCTTACGGATGTATTATGGCTGGGGACGTTCAAAAAAGCGCACCGTGGAGGAACAAAAAGAAGTACCGTGTGAGAAAATAA
- the trpS gene encoding tryptophan--tRNA ligase, whose amino-acid sequence MAKILTGVQSTGTPHLGNLLGAILPAIEMANKPENESFLFIADLHSATQIKDGKTLRENTYSVAATWLACGLDINKVVFYRQSDVPQTAELSWYLSCFFPFQRLTLAHSFKDKADRLEDVNAGLFTYPMLMAADILLYDAEFVPVGKDQMQHIEITRDVASRFNHQMGETFVLPEGISSEETKIVPGTDGEKMSKSRNNFINIFQDDKALKKQVMAIQTDSTPLEDPKNPDTDNVFAIYKLLATPEQTEALREKYLAGNYGYGHAKTALFELICEKFKNVREKYAYYMANLQEVDALLKIGAAKAGTQADSVLARVRQKMGYE is encoded by the coding sequence ATGGCAAAAATATTAACCGGCGTACAAAGTACCGGCACGCCCCACCTGGGCAACCTTTTAGGAGCAATACTTCCGGCCATAGAAATGGCAAATAAACCGGAAAACGAATCGTTTTTATTTATAGCTGACCTACACTCTGCCACGCAGATAAAGGATGGTAAAACCCTTCGTGAAAACACCTATAGTGTTGCAGCTACCTGGCTTGCGTGCGGACTTGATATTAATAAGGTTGTATTTTATCGCCAGAGCGATGTACCACAAACAGCAGAGCTAAGCTGGTACCTGAGCTGCTTTTTCCCTTTCCAGAGGTTAACGCTTGCGCATTCGTTTAAAGATAAAGCCGACAGGCTTGAAGATGTTAATGCCGGGTTGTTTACCTACCCTATGCTTATGGCGGCCGACATTTTATTATATGATGCTGAGTTTGTACCTGTGGGTAAAGACCAGATGCAACATATAGAAATAACGCGTGATGTAGCCAGCCGCTTTAACCACCAGATGGGTGAAACATTTGTATTGCCTGAAGGTATTAGCAGCGAGGAAACAAAAATTGTTCCCGGTACTGATGGCGAAAAAATGAGTAAGAGCCGTAATAACTTTATCAACATATTCCAGGATGACAAGGCATTAAAAAAGCAGGTAATGGCAATACAAACCGACAGTACTCCGCTAGAGGATCCTAAAAATCCGGATACTGATAATGTGTTTGCTATTTACAAGCTACTTGCCACACCGGAACAAACCGAGGCCCTTCGCGAAAAATATCTTGCGGGCAATTATGGCTATGGCCATGCCAAGACTGCACTCTTTGAACTTATATGCGAAAAGTTTAAAAACGTGAGAGAAAAATATGCCTACTATATGGCAAACCTGCAAGAGGTTGATGCTCTTTTAAAAATAGGGGCCGCTAAAGCCGGTACTCAGGCCGATAGTGTACTTGCCCGTGTAAGGCAGAAGATGGGTTATGAATAG
- a CDS encoding helix-turn-helix transcriptional regulator produces the protein MSSNKNALIRYKILDKCLSNKFKKYTLDDLINECSEALFEFEGKEAYISKRTIQADLQNMRSEKFGYEAPIEVYEKKYYRYSDPEYSIHNISVNENDLKTMNNAIQILKQFKDFSMFSEMNGVLQKLENSIHSVQEKSIIHLDKNDQLKGLEFIDILYQSILNKRVLNINYRSFSAKDFSSFTIHPQFLKEYNNRWFLFGVKEGKIINLALDRMQEIDVLEDEVYNDKKIDPDNFFREVIGVTVSERQRGRNIIFFVEKSNAPYVKTKPFHHSQVVVEEKEGGTVFKICVQINYELERLLLGFGDSLQIIQPEKLRLRMVHKLRKALKNYTL, from the coding sequence ATGTCTTCAAATAAAAATGCCCTGATACGCTATAAGATACTGGATAAATGCCTTAGCAATAAATTTAAAAAGTATACGCTTGACGATCTTATAAACGAGTGTTCTGAAGCCTTATTTGAGTTTGAAGGCAAAGAAGCCTACATTAGTAAAAGGACTATACAGGCAGATTTACAGAATATGCGCAGCGAAAAATTTGGCTATGAGGCGCCTATTGAAGTATATGAGAAAAAATACTACCGTTACAGCGATCCTGAATACAGTATTCATAATATATCGGTCAATGAAAACGACCTGAAAACAATGAATAATGCTATACAGATACTGAAACAGTTTAAAGATTTTTCGATGTTTTCTGAAATGAATGGGGTTCTACAAAAATTAGAAAACTCAATACATTCAGTCCAGGAGAAATCTATTATTCATCTTGATAAAAATGATCAGTTAAAAGGACTGGAGTTTATAGATATACTGTATCAGAGTATTTTGAATAAAAGGGTTTTGAATATTAATTACCGTAGCTTTTCGGCAAAAGATTTTTCATCGTTCACCATTCATCCACAATTTTTGAAAGAATATAATAACAGATGGTTTTTATTTGGTGTGAAAGAGGGAAAGATCATAAACCTTGCCTTAGACAGGATGCAGGAAATAGACGTTTTAGAAGATGAAGTTTATAACGATAAAAAGATAGATCCTGATAATTTTTTCAGGGAGGTTATAGGAGTAACGGTTTCAGAAAGGCAAAGGGGCAGGAATATAATTTTTTTTGTAGAAAAATCTAACGCGCCCTATGTAAAAACCAAGCCCTTTCATCATTCGCAAGTTGTAGTGGAAGAAAAGGAGGGAGGGACGGTTTTTAAAATCTGCGTACAGATTAACTATGAGCTGGAAAGATTGCTGTTAGGATTTGGCGATTCGCTACAAATAATTCAACCTGAAAAGTTACGACTGCGAATGGTGCATAAACTTAGAAAAGCGTTGAAAAATTATACACTGTAG
- a CDS encoding outer membrane beta-barrel protein — protein MSEKKNIDRLFQEQFKDFETAPPEYVWENIHDALQQKKKRRVIPLWFRLGGVAAVLLVGLFISWPYLKGVDSGKNGVVIEHGAKPVLQPGGLPSDKIAPAGPGFEKGIVRPADSNGAIVDADKNNNTNGGKHSVYGNDTTGATPGAKRNGFDNSDNDNAVAGASRKANTKAGSKNNSAKQNINDNPVSTTNDAVAEADAAKGNRRRGNSTDKNKTKNNSRNISVDIYGKRNDAVAAGSGTVKNRENDKSAVGNNGTVSGKANSILGVSQNQNTTVAQNSVSGKNSLQDNNTPAKKKISGGVNTNVPVIEKDTPVEQAVAVVDTVKPVKENELEKLLREKEEGKKEEQVAENNTPKWNIKPQVAPVFYNSLSQGSPIDGQFASNSKSFNNDLSMGVGVNYAVTSRLKLRSGINTVNLNYATQDVQFYASLGGSTNNILPQARNANIVVHDKIEGQASTPDAAFVSTADTYNGSMVQRTGYLEVPIEMSYAVINKKFGIELIGGVSTLFLNQNNVSVVSTQGLSTSVGEAANLNNIHFSTNVGVGFKYRFFRAFEASFEPTFKYQVNTFSRDAGNFKPYFIGLYSGISFSF, from the coding sequence ATGAGTGAAAAGAAAAACATAGACAGGCTTTTCCAGGAGCAGTTCAAAGATTTTGAAACTGCACCACCGGAGTATGTTTGGGAGAACATACATGATGCCCTGCAGCAAAAAAAGAAACGCCGCGTTATTCCGCTCTGGTTTAGGCTGGGTGGTGTTGCAGCCGTACTGCTGGTGGGGCTGTTTATTTCGTGGCCTTACCTTAAGGGTGTAGATTCCGGTAAAAACGGCGTGGTTATAGAGCATGGGGCTAAACCTGTTTTACAGCCCGGTGGCTTACCGTCTGATAAAATAGCACCTGCCGGTCCCGGATTTGAAAAAGGAATTGTTCGTCCGGCAGATAGTAACGGCGCAATTGTAGATGCGGATAAAAATAATAACACGAATGGAGGCAAGCATTCTGTTTATGGTAATGATACTACAGGTGCAACTCCCGGCGCTAAGCGTAATGGTTTTGATAATAGTGATAATGATAATGCTGTAGCAGGGGCATCCCGTAAGGCAAACACAAAAGCGGGTTCAAAAAATAATAGTGCAAAACAAAATATTAATGATAACCCGGTAAGTACAACAAATGATGCCGTTGCAGAGGCAGATGCTGCAAAAGGCAACAGGCGTAGGGGCAATAGCACAGATAAGAATAAAACCAAAAACAATAGCCGTAATATCTCTGTTGATATTTATGGTAAGAGAAACGATGCTGTTGCAGCAGGCAGTGGCACTGTAAAAAATAGAGAGAATGATAAAAGTGCAGTAGGTAACAATGGCACGGTATCGGGCAAAGCAAATTCGATTTTAGGCGTATCCCAAAATCAAAATACCACTGTTGCCCAAAATAGTGTATCAGGTAAAAATAGCCTTCAGGATAATAATACTCCTGCCAAAAAAAAAATATCAGGTGGGGTAAATACCAATGTGCCTGTTATAGAAAAGGATACACCTGTTGAGCAGGCTGTAGCAGTTGTTGATACCGTAAAACCGGTAAAAGAAAACGAACTGGAAAAATTATTGCGCGAAAAAGAGGAGGGTAAGAAAGAAGAGCAGGTAGCCGAAAATAACACACCCAAGTGGAACATAAAGCCACAGGTGGCTCCGGTATTCTACAACTCACTGTCTCAGGGTTCGCCTATAGACGGGCAGTTTGCCTCTAATTCAAAAAGTTTTAATAACGACCTGAGTATGGGTGTAGGTGTAAACTATGCTGTTACAAGCAGGCTTAAGTTGCGTAGCGGTATCAATACTGTAAATCTTAATTATGCCACTCAGGATGTGCAGTTTTACGCGTCCTTAGGCGGGTCTACTAACAACATTTTACCACAGGCCAGAAATGCTAATATTGTGGTACACGATAAAATTGAGGGCCAGGCAAGCACACCAGATGCGGCGTTTGTATCTACAGCAGATACCTACAACGGATCGATGGTGCAACGCACAGGCTATCTTGAAGTACCGATAGAAATGTCGTATGCGGTTATTAATAAAAAGTTTGGTATAGAACTTATTGGTGGGGTTAGTACCCTGTTCCTGAACCAGAATAATGTAAGCGTGGTAAGTACACAGGGGCTGAGCACTAGTGTGGGCGAAGCAGCTAACCTGAATAATATACATTTTAGTACTAACGTCGGCGTGGGTTTTAAATACAGGTTTTTCAGGGCTTTTGAAGCAAGCTTTGAACCTACATTTAAATACCAGGTCAATACCTTTAGCAGGGATGCAGGCAACTTTAAGCCATATTTTATAGGCCTGTATTCTGGCATTAGTTTTAGTTTTTAG
- the recA gene encoding recombinase RecA, which yields MSGEKEAKLKALQLTLDKLDKAYGKGTVMKLGDRAVEEVEAIPSGSLGIDLALGVNGYPRGRIIEIYGPESSGKTTLTLHAIAEAQKAGGIAAFIDAEHAFDRGYAQKLNVDIENLIISQPDNGEQALEIAENLIRSGAIDIVVIDSVAALTPKSEIEGEMGDSKMGLHARLMSQALRKLTGTISKTNCTVFFINQLREKIGVMFGNPETTTGGNALKFYASVRLDIRKSSQIKDGDNVIGNRTKVKIVKNKVAPPFKTAEFDIMYGEGVSKTGEILDLAVEFEIIKKSGSWFSYGDTKLGQGRDAVKALIKDNPELADEVELKIKEAIKENMD from the coding sequence ATGAGTGGAGAAAAAGAAGCTAAATTAAAAGCATTACAGCTTACGCTGGATAAATTAGATAAAGCCTATGGCAAAGGTACCGTAATGAAACTGGGCGACCGCGCTGTAGAAGAGGTAGAGGCCATACCATCAGGATCACTTGGTATAGACCTTGCTCTTGGGGTAAACGGTTACCCACGTGGCAGGATCATAGAGATATACGGACCGGAATCTTCGGGTAAAACCACTCTTACACTGCACGCTATTGCTGAGGCGCAAAAGGCCGGTGGTATTGCTGCTTTTATTGATGCTGAGCACGCTTTTGACCGCGGTTATGCCCAAAAGCTTAATGTAGATATAGAAAACCTTATCATATCGCAGCCTGATAACGGTGAGCAGGCACTTGAAATTGCTGAGAACCTTATACGCTCTGGCGCTATAGATATTGTGGTTATCGACTCGGTTGCTGCACTTACACCTAAGAGCGAAATTGAAGGAGAAATGGGCGACTCTAAAATGGGTCTTCATGCCCGCCTTATGAGCCAGGCGCTTCGTAAGCTTACAGGTACCATAAGCAAAACCAACTGTACGGTATTCTTTATCAACCAGCTTCGTGAAAAAATTGGTGTTATGTTTGGGAATCCTGAAACGACCACGGGTGGTAATGCACTTAAGTTTTATGCTTCGGTAAGGCTTGACATCCGTAAGTCATCGCAAATAAAAGATGGCGACAATGTAATAGGTAACCGCACCAAGGTAAAAATAGTAAAGAACAAGGTTGCGCCGCCTTTTAAAACCGCCGAATTCGACATTATGTATGGCGAGGGTGTTAGTAAAACAGGCGAAATACTGGATCTTGCAGTAGAGTTTGAGATCATCAAGAAATCGGGTTCATGGTTTAGCTACGGCGATACCAAACTGGGGCAGGGGCGCGATGCTGTTAAGGCATTGATTAAAGACAATCCTGAACTGGCCGATGAGGTGGAACTGAAAATAAAGGAGGCCATTAAAGAAAATATGGACTAA
- a CDS encoding lysophospholipid acyltransferase family protein, giving the protein MKALKYIFWTVYRIWFYILMAIPIIILSPFLILTLSWDKTYPLFFIMARGWARFILFGMGFWTTIKREQDFEPGKSYMLVANHTSMSDVMLMLAICPNPFVFVGKKELAKIPIFGFFYKRSCILVDRNSSKSRFEVFQRAQARLSQGLSICIFPEGGVPDDETVLLDEFKDGAFRLAIDHHIPIVPMTFADNKKRFSFSFFSGSPGRMRAKVHPFIATEGLTQEDKKELKDKTREVIYEQLVKFGRE; this is encoded by the coding sequence ATGAAAGCCCTTAAATACATTTTCTGGACGGTGTACCGCATTTGGTTCTATATACTCATGGCCATACCCATTATTATATTATCGCCTTTTCTTATACTTACACTATCCTGGGATAAAACCTACCCGCTGTTTTTTATCATGGCACGTGGCTGGGCACGATTTATTTTGTTTGGCATGGGTTTTTGGACAACCATAAAACGCGAGCAGGATTTTGAACCCGGCAAGAGCTACATGCTTGTAGCCAACCATACCAGTATGAGCGACGTGATGCTGATGCTGGCCATTTGCCCCAACCCGTTTGTGTTTGTAGGCAAGAAAGAGTTAGCTAAAATTCCCATCTTTGGGTTCTTTTATAAGCGCAGCTGCATACTGGTAGACCGCAACAGCAGCAAAAGCCGCTTTGAGGTATTCCAGAGGGCGCAGGCGCGACTAAGCCAGGGGCTGAGCATTTGCATATTCCCCGAAGGCGGTGTACCCGATGATGAGACTGTATTGCTTGATGAATTTAAAGACGGTGCTTTTCGACTGGCTATAGACCACCATATTCCCATCGTACCTATGACGTTTGCCGATAATAAAAAACGTTTTTCATTCAGCTTTTTTAGCGGAAGCCCCGGCAGGATGCGTGCAAAAGTGCATCCTTTTATTGCTACCGAAGGCCTTACGCAGGAGGATAAAAAGGAATTGAAAGATAAGACTAGGGAGGTAATTTATGAGCAGTTGGTGAAATTTGGGAGGGAATAA
- a CDS encoding RNA polymerase sigma factor, with amino-acid sequence MGLDQIIKDCQANSIKAQEQLYRLLAPKLFAVCLKYSRSRVDAEDNLQDGFLILFDKIGQYRFQGSFEGWAKRVMVNNVLQKYRTQGIFDLVSENMPDQADVEIEADDISMEFLVKIIQELPDRYRMVFNLYVTDGYSHKEIAEMLGITDGTSKSNLARARMILKEKIETHQGKRLPNAK; translated from the coding sequence TTGGGGTTAGATCAAATCATAAAAGATTGCCAGGCTAACAGCATTAAGGCCCAGGAGCAACTCTATCGCCTGCTGGCCCCAAAGCTTTTTGCGGTGTGCTTAAAGTACAGCCGTAGCCGGGTCGATGCCGAAGATAACCTTCAGGATGGTTTCCTGATCCTGTTTGATAAAATAGGCCAATACCGTTTTCAGGGTTCATTTGAGGGTTGGGCAAAAAGGGTAATGGTAAACAACGTTTTGCAAAAATACCGTACCCAGGGTATCTTTGACCTCGTAAGCGAAAACATGCCCGATCAGGCTGATGTAGAGATTGAGGCAGACGACATATCGATGGAGTTTTTGGTAAAGATAATCCAGGAATTACCAGACAGGTACCGCATGGTGTTTAACCTGTATGTAACCGATGGGTATTCGCACAAAGAAATTGCAGAGATGCTGGGTATTACAGATGGCACCTCTAAATCTAACCTTGCCCGTGCAAGGATGATACTTAAAGAAAAGATCGAAACCCACCAGGGCAAGAGATTACCGAATGCAAAATGA
- a CDS encoding glycoside hydrolase family 97 protein, producing the protein MKLKFVLTAFLVMVISLSVNAQNSFELLSPDKAVKVSITIKDKIYYTLSHGGNKLTDKNTLSLSLKDEVLGNNPRLKDSKKGSVSKLIKPLVPLKYSSVPNNYNYLTLNFKNKFSVEFRAFNDGVAYRFITSKKNDIEVVDEEFKLAIPDDYLLHLQATGGFKTAYEEKYATTEAKDWRNADNMSTLPFLIDTRKGYKLLVSESDLSDYPCMFLGGNNNGVVSKFPKAPLTFGPDGDRSLKITNEATYIAKTKGTRTFPWRYFVISKEDKQLLENCMTLKLAPQSSADDYSWVKPGQASWEWWNDAAPYGPDVNFVSGYNLDTYKYYIDFASKFGVKYIIMDEGWAKTTIDPYTPNPEVDVKEIIRYGKEKNVGVILWLTWLTVQNNMDVFATFEKWGVKGVKIDFMERSDQVMVNFYENVAREAAKHKQLIDFHGAFKPAGLEYKYPNVISYEGVRGMEQMEFCPPDNSLFIPFIRNAVGPMDYTPGAMISMQPEVYKAARPNAAGVGTRAYQLALFVVFESGLQMLADNPTLYYRNEDCTKFITSVPTTWDETHIIEANVGEVAIVAKRNQNKWFIGGITNGHKTSREFAINFDFIEKGKTYTMTYFEDGINANRQAMDYRKKTITVHYGDTINIAMAKNGGWAAILE; encoded by the coding sequence ATGAAACTAAAATTTGTTCTAACAGCATTTCTTGTAATGGTTATTTCGTTAAGCGTAAATGCTCAGAATTCATTTGAACTGCTTTCGCCGGACAAAGCTGTTAAAGTATCTATTACCATTAAAGATAAGATATATTACACTTTATCTCACGGTGGTAACAAGCTAACAGATAAGAATACTTTATCGCTCTCACTCAAAGATGAAGTACTCGGAAATAACCCCAGGCTGAAAGACAGTAAGAAAGGCTCAGTTTCAAAACTTATCAAGCCTTTAGTGCCCTTAAAATATTCCTCGGTACCTAACAACTATAACTACCTGACTCTAAATTTTAAGAACAAGTTTAGTGTAGAGTTTCGTGCGTTTAATGATGGCGTGGCGTACAGGTTTATTACATCTAAGAAAAATGACATTGAAGTAGTTGATGAAGAATTTAAACTTGCCATTCCTGACGATTATCTATTGCATTTACAAGCTACCGGAGGGTTTAAAACTGCTTATGAAGAGAAGTATGCAACCACCGAAGCTAAAGACTGGAGAAATGCAGATAATATGTCTACGCTGCCGTTTTTAATTGACACAAGAAAGGGATACAAATTACTTGTAAGCGAATCTGACCTTAGTGATTATCCATGTATGTTTCTGGGAGGCAACAATAACGGGGTTGTTTCTAAATTTCCAAAGGCGCCTCTTACTTTCGGTCCCGATGGCGACCGTAGCCTGAAAATTACAAATGAGGCTACCTATATAGCAAAAACTAAGGGTACACGCACATTTCCGTGGCGTTATTTTGTAATATCAAAAGAGGATAAACAACTGCTGGAGAATTGTATGACCCTTAAACTTGCACCCCAAAGCAGCGCAGACGATTACTCATGGGTAAAGCCGGGACAGGCAAGCTGGGAATGGTGGAATGATGCTGCTCCCTATGGCCCGGATGTAAATTTTGTATCTGGCTATAATCTTGACACGTACAAGTATTACATAGATTTTGCTTCAAAATTTGGGGTAAAATATATAATAATGGATGAGGGATGGGCAAAAACAACCATTGACCCTTACACGCCTAACCCTGAAGTTGACGTGAAGGAAATTATAAGATATGGAAAAGAAAAAAATGTAGGGGTTATCCTCTGGCTTACGTGGCTTACCGTACAAAACAATATGGACGTTTTTGCAACGTTTGAAAAATGGGGCGTAAAGGGCGTTAAAATCGACTTTATGGAACGAAGTGATCAGGTAATGGTTAACTTTTATGAAAATGTGGCGCGCGAAGCAGCAAAGCACAAACAGCTTATAGATTTTCATGGTGCGTTTAAACCTGCGGGGCTGGAATACAAATACCCGAATGTAATATCATACGAAGGTGTGAGGGGCATGGAGCAAATGGAATTTTGCCCGCCCGATAACAGCCTCTTCATTCCTTTCATACGGAATGCTGTAGGCCCTATGGATTATACTCCCGGAGCTATGATAAGCATGCAACCGGAAGTGTATAAAGCAGCAAGGCCTAACGCTGCCGGTGTGGGCACAAGAGCCTACCAACTTGCCTTGTTTGTAGTTTTTGAAAGCGGACTACAAATGCTGGCAGATAACCCGACATTATATTACAGAAATGAAGACTGCACTAAGTTTATAACGAGCGTGCCTACCACTTGGGATGAGACCCATATAATCGAAGCAAATGTAGGAGAGGTAGCTATTGTTGCAAAGCGTAACCAAAACAAATGGTTTATAGGCGGTATTACCAATGGCCATAAAACGTCGAGGGAGTTTGCCATAAATTTTGACTTTATCGAAAAAGGCAAAACCTACACAATGACCTATTTTGAAGACGGCATTAATGCTAACCGCCAGGCAATGGACTACAGAAAGAAAACCATCACGGTACATTACGGTGATACAATAAATATCGCCATGGCAAAAAATGGTGGATGGGCAGCAATATTAGAATAA